One window of the Etheostoma spectabile isolate EspeVRDwgs_2016 chromosome 16, UIUC_Espe_1.0, whole genome shotgun sequence genome contains the following:
- the fyb1b gene encoding FYN-binding protein 1 isoform X2, with protein sequence MENKADVKAMMARFQASGGSTDETSSTSAGRIKQPLHPTLSSGPNIQPKKNVLESLSGSAINIPPKPTFLKNTVSTKSDTEAHEPNKAKALASRFENTQDDTNKKPFLVNKPLKPSLQAPEAKGPLQKPPLSKPSPSSTVSDPKPAFPKPSPASTSKPSWMKEDSSGGLQQKRSSSFAKLKQQNEESSGAGTNTANTPTNSFKPPPNFRTAQNTFNKESDSGVKADKAKEPPLTATNSVFPPIPLASKKPSIKKPSKPSPQTSSIISDATSGPKRNSLPNSLALGPAPAKPNRPPNVNLESFRSGAVASDNGPGTLKKPILPTPPASHPSNHSNQVTPTPPPPALPSLPPRHPGAMIQQDEVYDDVDEFEKAPPPLPPSSGHPSQRAKEENDDNDDDGEMYEDLDERWEAVEQKQEKKKDEKEKKRLEAEKKEQKEREKKEQDARKKFKLVGPLEVVHQGKARVDCRSTKTDLALKQGQSLDIIRVQGNPEGKWLGRTEDGSIGYVKTTSVEIDFNTLKSHVQQAYDPEVYDDIDVVSPDNRIKRPGVVLPPLPGDEGEIYDDVVDPNLDVSPDSRSCTTKPRGFLWMFDRNRRLASNKEVPPPSQFTAEGNSDQPGAAINEEIYDDVDSQNVPPLPPISSLPPLKVKSKTEEMDPKKQKKFEKEEKDFRKKFKYEGEIKVLYQVTIEPTLTNKKWSVKELPVKAGETLDVIVKAVDNKLICRNEEGKFGYVSTGHIVTDDGDIYDDIRDDCIYDND encoded by the exons ATG GAAAACAAAGCCGATGTAAAGGCCATGATGGCTCGCTTCCAAGCGAGTGGGGGGAGCACCGACGAGACTTCTTCCACGTCGGCTGGACGCATCAAACAACCCCTGCACCCCACCCTCTCATCTGGCCCGAACATACAGcccaaaaaaaatgtactaGAGAGCCTCTCAGGCAGTGCAATAAATATTCCTCCAAAACCCACTTttctaaaaaatacagtatcaaCTAAAAGTGACACAGAGGCACATGAACCAAACAAAGCAAAAGCCTTGGCTAGCCGGTTTGAAAACACCCAGGATGACACCAACAAAAAACCTTTCCTTGTTAATAAACCCTTGAAGCCATCTTTGCAGGCTCCTGAAGCTAAAGGCCCTCTACAGAAGCCCCCTCTCAGCAAGCCCTCCCCGAGCTCCACCGTGTCTGACCCCAAACCTGCCTTTCCTAAACCCTCTCCAGCATCCACCTCCAAGCCCAGCTGGATGAAAGAAGACAGTAGTGGAGGTTTACAACAAAAACGAAGCAGCAGCTTTGCAAAATTAAAGCAGCAAAATGAAGAATCTTCAGGAGCTGGTACGAACACTGCAAACACTCCGACAAACAGTTTTAAGCCGCCCCCCAACTTCAGGACCGCTCAGAATACCTTCAACAAAGAGTCGGATAGTGGTGTGAAAGCAGACAAAGCCAAGGAACCACCCCTCACTGCTACTAATTCAGTCTTTCCTCCAATACCATTAGCCAGTAAAAAACCTAGCATCAAAAAACCTTCGAAGCCTTCTCCTCAAACTAGCAGCATTATCAGTGACGCCACGTCAGGCCCCAAGCGTAACTCCCTCCCCAACAGTTTGGCTTTGGGCCCTGCTCCTGCCAAGCCCAATCGACCCCCCAATGTCAACCTGGAGAGCTTTAGAAGTGGTGCTGTGGCATCTGATAATG GTCCTGGCACCTTAAAGAAACCCATTCTCCCAACTCCTCCGGCTTCTCACCCCAGTAACCATAGCAATCAGGTGACCCCAACTCCCCCTCCGCCCGCACTTCCTAGTCTGCCTCCACGACACCCTGGAGCGAT GATCCAGCAAGATGAGGTCTATGATGATGTTGACGAATTTGAGAAGGCTCCTCCACCTCTACCACCTTCTTCAG GTCATCCAAGTCAGAGGGCAAAG GAGGAAAATGATGACAATGATGACGATGGAGAGATGTATGAGGATCTTGACGAACGATG GGAAGCGGTcgaacaaaaacaagaaaagaagaaagacgagaaggagaaaaaaagactgGAGGCTGAGAAGAAGGAGCAGAAGGAACGTGAGAAGAAGGAACAAGATGCCAGAAAGAAGTTCAAA ttggTTGGTCCCCTGGAAGTCGTCCACCAAGGGAAAGCTCGGGTGGATTGCCGAAGCACTAAGACTGACCTTGCTCTGAAGCAGGGACAAAGCCTGGACATCATTCGTGTCCAGGGCAACCCAGAGGGAAAATGGTTGGGACGGACGGAGGATGGATCCA TTGGTTACGTGAAGACCACGTCAGTGGAAATTGACTTTAACACTCTGAAAAGTCATGTTCAGCAGGCGTATGACCCTGAAGTATACGATGACATCGATGTGGTGTCTCCTGATAACAG GATAAAAAGACCAGGAG TTGTTCTACCCCCGCTACCAGGAGACGAAGGAGAAATATATGATGATGTTGTTGATCCAAACCTGGACGTCAG TCCAGACTCCAGGTCTTGCACTACGAAGCCTCGTGGCTTCCTGTGGATGTTTGACCGGAACAGACGTCTCGCCAGCAATAAAGA AGTGCCTCCACCCAGCCAGTTTACTGCAGAGGGGAATTCAG ATCAGCCAGGCGCAGCAATTAATGAGGAGATATACGACGATGTTGACTCTCAAAATGTGCCTCCCCTTCCTCCCATCAGCAG CCTTCCACCCCTGAAAGTCAAAAGCAAGACTGAAGAGATGGACCCAAAGAAGCAGAAAAAGTTtgagaaagaggagaaggaCTTCAGGAAAAAGTTTAAA TATGAGGGTGAAATAAAGGTGCTGTACCAGGTGACCATCGAACCAACCCTTACTAACAAGAAGTGGAGTGTGAAGGAGCTTCCAGTCAAAGCAGGAGAGACACTGGACGTCATTGTTAAAGCCGTGGATAACAAACTCATCTGTCGGAACGAGGAGGGCAAGT TTGGTTATGTTTCGACTGGCCACATTGTAACGGA CGATGGTGATATCTACGATGATATTAGAGATG attGCATCTATGACAACGATTAA
- the fyb1b gene encoding FYN-binding protein 1 isoform X3: MENKADVKAMMARFQASGGSTDETSSTSAGRIKQPLHPTLSSGPNIQPKKNVLESLSGSAINIPPKPTFLKNTVSTKSDTEAHEPNKAKALASRFENTQDDTNKKPFLVNKPLKPSLQAPEAKGPLQKPPLSKPSPSSTVSDPKPAFPKPSPASTSKPSWMKEDSSGGLQQKRSSSFAKLKQQNEESSGAGTNTANTPTNSFKPPPNFRTAQNTFNKESDSGVKADKAKEPPLTATNSVFPPIPLASKKPSIKKPSKPSPQTSSIISDATSGPKRNSLPNSLALGPAPAKPNRPPNVNLESFRSGAVASDNGPGTLKKPILPTPPASHPSNHSNQVTPTPPPPALPSLPPRHPGAMIQQDEVYDDVDEFEKAPPPLPPSSGHPSQRAKEENDDNDDDGEMYEDLDERWEAVEQKQEKKKDEKEKKRLEAEKKEQKEREKKEQDARKKFKLVGPLEVVHQGKARVDCRSTKTDLALKQGQSLDIIRVQGNPEGKWLGRTEDGSIGYVKTTSVEIDFNTLKSHVQQAYDPEVYDDIDVVSPDNRPGVVLPPLPGDEGEIYDDVVDPNLDVSPDSRSCTTKPRGFLWMFDRNRRLASNKEVPPPSQFTAEGNSDQPGAAINEEIYDDVDSQNVPPLPPISSLPPLKVKSKTEEMDPKKQKKFEKEEKDFRKKFKYEGEIKVLYQVTIEPTLTNKKWSVKELPVKAGETLDVIVKAVDNKLICRNEEGKFGYVSTGHIVTDDGDIYDDIRDDCIYDND; the protein is encoded by the exons ATG GAAAACAAAGCCGATGTAAAGGCCATGATGGCTCGCTTCCAAGCGAGTGGGGGGAGCACCGACGAGACTTCTTCCACGTCGGCTGGACGCATCAAACAACCCCTGCACCCCACCCTCTCATCTGGCCCGAACATACAGcccaaaaaaaatgtactaGAGAGCCTCTCAGGCAGTGCAATAAATATTCCTCCAAAACCCACTTttctaaaaaatacagtatcaaCTAAAAGTGACACAGAGGCACATGAACCAAACAAAGCAAAAGCCTTGGCTAGCCGGTTTGAAAACACCCAGGATGACACCAACAAAAAACCTTTCCTTGTTAATAAACCCTTGAAGCCATCTTTGCAGGCTCCTGAAGCTAAAGGCCCTCTACAGAAGCCCCCTCTCAGCAAGCCCTCCCCGAGCTCCACCGTGTCTGACCCCAAACCTGCCTTTCCTAAACCCTCTCCAGCATCCACCTCCAAGCCCAGCTGGATGAAAGAAGACAGTAGTGGAGGTTTACAACAAAAACGAAGCAGCAGCTTTGCAAAATTAAAGCAGCAAAATGAAGAATCTTCAGGAGCTGGTACGAACACTGCAAACACTCCGACAAACAGTTTTAAGCCGCCCCCCAACTTCAGGACCGCTCAGAATACCTTCAACAAAGAGTCGGATAGTGGTGTGAAAGCAGACAAAGCCAAGGAACCACCCCTCACTGCTACTAATTCAGTCTTTCCTCCAATACCATTAGCCAGTAAAAAACCTAGCATCAAAAAACCTTCGAAGCCTTCTCCTCAAACTAGCAGCATTATCAGTGACGCCACGTCAGGCCCCAAGCGTAACTCCCTCCCCAACAGTTTGGCTTTGGGCCCTGCTCCTGCCAAGCCCAATCGACCCCCCAATGTCAACCTGGAGAGCTTTAGAAGTGGTGCTGTGGCATCTGATAATG GTCCTGGCACCTTAAAGAAACCCATTCTCCCAACTCCTCCGGCTTCTCACCCCAGTAACCATAGCAATCAGGTGACCCCAACTCCCCCTCCGCCCGCACTTCCTAGTCTGCCTCCACGACACCCTGGAGCGAT GATCCAGCAAGATGAGGTCTATGATGATGTTGACGAATTTGAGAAGGCTCCTCCACCTCTACCACCTTCTTCAG GTCATCCAAGTCAGAGGGCAAAG GAGGAAAATGATGACAATGATGACGATGGAGAGATGTATGAGGATCTTGACGAACGATG GGAAGCGGTcgaacaaaaacaagaaaagaagaaagacgagaaggagaaaaaaagactgGAGGCTGAGAAGAAGGAGCAGAAGGAACGTGAGAAGAAGGAACAAGATGCCAGAAAGAAGTTCAAA ttggTTGGTCCCCTGGAAGTCGTCCACCAAGGGAAAGCTCGGGTGGATTGCCGAAGCACTAAGACTGACCTTGCTCTGAAGCAGGGACAAAGCCTGGACATCATTCGTGTCCAGGGCAACCCAGAGGGAAAATGGTTGGGACGGACGGAGGATGGATCCA TTGGTTACGTGAAGACCACGTCAGTGGAAATTGACTTTAACACTCTGAAAAGTCATGTTCAGCAGGCGTATGACCCTGAAGTATACGATGACATCGATGTGGTGTCTCCTGATAACAG ACCAGGAG TTGTTCTACCCCCGCTACCAGGAGACGAAGGAGAAATATATGATGATGTTGTTGATCCAAACCTGGACGTCAG TCCAGACTCCAGGTCTTGCACTACGAAGCCTCGTGGCTTCCTGTGGATGTTTGACCGGAACAGACGTCTCGCCAGCAATAAAGA AGTGCCTCCACCCAGCCAGTTTACTGCAGAGGGGAATTCAG ATCAGCCAGGCGCAGCAATTAATGAGGAGATATACGACGATGTTGACTCTCAAAATGTGCCTCCCCTTCCTCCCATCAGCAG CCTTCCACCCCTGAAAGTCAAAAGCAAGACTGAAGAGATGGACCCAAAGAAGCAGAAAAAGTTtgagaaagaggagaaggaCTTCAGGAAAAAGTTTAAA TATGAGGGTGAAATAAAGGTGCTGTACCAGGTGACCATCGAACCAACCCTTACTAACAAGAAGTGGAGTGTGAAGGAGCTTCCAGTCAAAGCAGGAGAGACACTGGACGTCATTGTTAAAGCCGTGGATAACAAACTCATCTGTCGGAACGAGGAGGGCAAGT TTGGTTATGTTTCGACTGGCCACATTGTAACGGA CGATGGTGATATCTACGATGATATTAGAGATG attGCATCTATGACAACGATTAA
- the fyb1b gene encoding FYN-binding protein 1 isoform X1 — MENKADVKAMMARFQASGGSTDETSSTSAGRIKQPLHPTLSSGPNIQPKKNVLESLSGSAINIPPKPTFLKNTVSTKSDTEAHEPNKAKALASRFENTQDDTNKKPFLVNKPLKPSLQAPEAKGPLQKPPLSKPSPSSTVSDPKPAFPKPSPASTSKPSWMKEDSSGGLQQKRSSSFAKLKQQNEESSGAGTNTANTPTNSFKPPPNFRTAQNTFNKESDSGVKADKAKEPPLTATNSVFPPIPLASKKPSIKKPSKPSPQTSSIISDATSGPKRNSLPNSLALGPAPAKPNRPPNVNLESFRSGAVASDNGPGTLKKPILPTPPASHPSNHSNQVTPTPPPPALPSLPPRHPGAMIQQDEVYDDVDEFEKAPPPLPPSSGHPSQRAKEENDDNDDDGEMYEDLDERWEAVEQKQEKKKDEKEKKRLEAEKKEQKEREKKEQDARKKFKLVGPLEVVHQGKARVDCRSTKTDLALKQGQSLDIIRVQGNPEGKWLGRTEDGSIGYVKTTSVEIDFNTLKSHVQQAYDPEVYDDIDVVSPDNSGIKRPGVVLPPLPGDEGEIYDDVVDPNLDVSPDSRSCTTKPRGFLWMFDRNRRLASNKEVPPPSQFTAEGNSDQPGAAINEEIYDDVDSQNVPPLPPISSLPPLKVKSKTEEMDPKKQKKFEKEEKDFRKKFKYEGEIKVLYQVTIEPTLTNKKWSVKELPVKAGETLDVIVKAVDNKLICRNEEGKFGYVSTGHIVTDDGDIYDDIRDDCIYDND, encoded by the exons ATG GAAAACAAAGCCGATGTAAAGGCCATGATGGCTCGCTTCCAAGCGAGTGGGGGGAGCACCGACGAGACTTCTTCCACGTCGGCTGGACGCATCAAACAACCCCTGCACCCCACCCTCTCATCTGGCCCGAACATACAGcccaaaaaaaatgtactaGAGAGCCTCTCAGGCAGTGCAATAAATATTCCTCCAAAACCCACTTttctaaaaaatacagtatcaaCTAAAAGTGACACAGAGGCACATGAACCAAACAAAGCAAAAGCCTTGGCTAGCCGGTTTGAAAACACCCAGGATGACACCAACAAAAAACCTTTCCTTGTTAATAAACCCTTGAAGCCATCTTTGCAGGCTCCTGAAGCTAAAGGCCCTCTACAGAAGCCCCCTCTCAGCAAGCCCTCCCCGAGCTCCACCGTGTCTGACCCCAAACCTGCCTTTCCTAAACCCTCTCCAGCATCCACCTCCAAGCCCAGCTGGATGAAAGAAGACAGTAGTGGAGGTTTACAACAAAAACGAAGCAGCAGCTTTGCAAAATTAAAGCAGCAAAATGAAGAATCTTCAGGAGCTGGTACGAACACTGCAAACACTCCGACAAACAGTTTTAAGCCGCCCCCCAACTTCAGGACCGCTCAGAATACCTTCAACAAAGAGTCGGATAGTGGTGTGAAAGCAGACAAAGCCAAGGAACCACCCCTCACTGCTACTAATTCAGTCTTTCCTCCAATACCATTAGCCAGTAAAAAACCTAGCATCAAAAAACCTTCGAAGCCTTCTCCTCAAACTAGCAGCATTATCAGTGACGCCACGTCAGGCCCCAAGCGTAACTCCCTCCCCAACAGTTTGGCTTTGGGCCCTGCTCCTGCCAAGCCCAATCGACCCCCCAATGTCAACCTGGAGAGCTTTAGAAGTGGTGCTGTGGCATCTGATAATG GTCCTGGCACCTTAAAGAAACCCATTCTCCCAACTCCTCCGGCTTCTCACCCCAGTAACCATAGCAATCAGGTGACCCCAACTCCCCCTCCGCCCGCACTTCCTAGTCTGCCTCCACGACACCCTGGAGCGAT GATCCAGCAAGATGAGGTCTATGATGATGTTGACGAATTTGAGAAGGCTCCTCCACCTCTACCACCTTCTTCAG GTCATCCAAGTCAGAGGGCAAAG GAGGAAAATGATGACAATGATGACGATGGAGAGATGTATGAGGATCTTGACGAACGATG GGAAGCGGTcgaacaaaaacaagaaaagaagaaagacgagaaggagaaaaaaagactgGAGGCTGAGAAGAAGGAGCAGAAGGAACGTGAGAAGAAGGAACAAGATGCCAGAAAGAAGTTCAAA ttggTTGGTCCCCTGGAAGTCGTCCACCAAGGGAAAGCTCGGGTGGATTGCCGAAGCACTAAGACTGACCTTGCTCTGAAGCAGGGACAAAGCCTGGACATCATTCGTGTCCAGGGCAACCCAGAGGGAAAATGGTTGGGACGGACGGAGGATGGATCCA TTGGTTACGTGAAGACCACGTCAGTGGAAATTGACTTTAACACTCTGAAAAGTCATGTTCAGCAGGCGTATGACCCTGAAGTATACGATGACATCGATGTGGTGTCTCCTGATAACAG TGGGATAAAAAGACCAGGAG TTGTTCTACCCCCGCTACCAGGAGACGAAGGAGAAATATATGATGATGTTGTTGATCCAAACCTGGACGTCAG TCCAGACTCCAGGTCTTGCACTACGAAGCCTCGTGGCTTCCTGTGGATGTTTGACCGGAACAGACGTCTCGCCAGCAATAAAGA AGTGCCTCCACCCAGCCAGTTTACTGCAGAGGGGAATTCAG ATCAGCCAGGCGCAGCAATTAATGAGGAGATATACGACGATGTTGACTCTCAAAATGTGCCTCCCCTTCCTCCCATCAGCAG CCTTCCACCCCTGAAAGTCAAAAGCAAGACTGAAGAGATGGACCCAAAGAAGCAGAAAAAGTTtgagaaagaggagaaggaCTTCAGGAAAAAGTTTAAA TATGAGGGTGAAATAAAGGTGCTGTACCAGGTGACCATCGAACCAACCCTTACTAACAAGAAGTGGAGTGTGAAGGAGCTTCCAGTCAAAGCAGGAGAGACACTGGACGTCATTGTTAAAGCCGTGGATAACAAACTCATCTGTCGGAACGAGGAGGGCAAGT TTGGTTATGTTTCGACTGGCCACATTGTAACGGA CGATGGTGATATCTACGATGATATTAGAGATG attGCATCTATGACAACGATTAA
- the fyb1b gene encoding FYN-binding protein 1 isoform X4, translating to MENKADVKAMMARFQASGGSTDETSSTSAGRIKQPLHPTLSSGPNIQPKKNVLESLSGSAINIPPKPTFLKNTVSTKSDTEAHEPNKAKALASRFENTQDDTNKKPFLVNKPLKPSLQAPEAKGPLQKPPLSKPSPSSTVSDPKPAFPKPSPASTSKPSWMKEDSSGGLQQKRSSSFAKLKQQNEESSGAGTNTANTPTNSFKPPPNFRTAQNTFNKESDSGVKADKAKEPPLTATNSVFPPIPLASKKPSIKKPSKPSPQTSSIISDATSGPKRNSLPNSLALGPAPAKPNRPPNVNLESFRSGAVASDNGPGTLKKPILPTPPASHPSNHSNQVTPTPPPPALPSLPPRHPGAMIQQDEVYDDVDEFEKAPPPLPPSSGHPSQRAKEENDDNDDDGEMYEDLDERWEAVEQKQEKKKDEKEKKRLEAEKKEQKEREKKEQDARKKFKLVGPLEVVHQGKARVDCRSTKTDLALKQGQSLDIIRVQGNPEGKWLGRTEDGSIGYVKTTSVEIDFNTLKSHVQQAYDPEVYDDIDVVSPDNSGIKRPGVVLPPLPGDEGEIYDDVVDPNLDVRVPPPSQFTAEGNSDQPGAAINEEIYDDVDSQNVPPLPPISSLPPLKVKSKTEEMDPKKQKKFEKEEKDFRKKFKYEGEIKVLYQVTIEPTLTNKKWSVKELPVKAGETLDVIVKAVDNKLICRNEEGKFGYVSTGHIVTDDGDIYDDIRDDCIYDND from the exons ATG GAAAACAAAGCCGATGTAAAGGCCATGATGGCTCGCTTCCAAGCGAGTGGGGGGAGCACCGACGAGACTTCTTCCACGTCGGCTGGACGCATCAAACAACCCCTGCACCCCACCCTCTCATCTGGCCCGAACATACAGcccaaaaaaaatgtactaGAGAGCCTCTCAGGCAGTGCAATAAATATTCCTCCAAAACCCACTTttctaaaaaatacagtatcaaCTAAAAGTGACACAGAGGCACATGAACCAAACAAAGCAAAAGCCTTGGCTAGCCGGTTTGAAAACACCCAGGATGACACCAACAAAAAACCTTTCCTTGTTAATAAACCCTTGAAGCCATCTTTGCAGGCTCCTGAAGCTAAAGGCCCTCTACAGAAGCCCCCTCTCAGCAAGCCCTCCCCGAGCTCCACCGTGTCTGACCCCAAACCTGCCTTTCCTAAACCCTCTCCAGCATCCACCTCCAAGCCCAGCTGGATGAAAGAAGACAGTAGTGGAGGTTTACAACAAAAACGAAGCAGCAGCTTTGCAAAATTAAAGCAGCAAAATGAAGAATCTTCAGGAGCTGGTACGAACACTGCAAACACTCCGACAAACAGTTTTAAGCCGCCCCCCAACTTCAGGACCGCTCAGAATACCTTCAACAAAGAGTCGGATAGTGGTGTGAAAGCAGACAAAGCCAAGGAACCACCCCTCACTGCTACTAATTCAGTCTTTCCTCCAATACCATTAGCCAGTAAAAAACCTAGCATCAAAAAACCTTCGAAGCCTTCTCCTCAAACTAGCAGCATTATCAGTGACGCCACGTCAGGCCCCAAGCGTAACTCCCTCCCCAACAGTTTGGCTTTGGGCCCTGCTCCTGCCAAGCCCAATCGACCCCCCAATGTCAACCTGGAGAGCTTTAGAAGTGGTGCTGTGGCATCTGATAATG GTCCTGGCACCTTAAAGAAACCCATTCTCCCAACTCCTCCGGCTTCTCACCCCAGTAACCATAGCAATCAGGTGACCCCAACTCCCCCTCCGCCCGCACTTCCTAGTCTGCCTCCACGACACCCTGGAGCGAT GATCCAGCAAGATGAGGTCTATGATGATGTTGACGAATTTGAGAAGGCTCCTCCACCTCTACCACCTTCTTCAG GTCATCCAAGTCAGAGGGCAAAG GAGGAAAATGATGACAATGATGACGATGGAGAGATGTATGAGGATCTTGACGAACGATG GGAAGCGGTcgaacaaaaacaagaaaagaagaaagacgagaaggagaaaaaaagactgGAGGCTGAGAAGAAGGAGCAGAAGGAACGTGAGAAGAAGGAACAAGATGCCAGAAAGAAGTTCAAA ttggTTGGTCCCCTGGAAGTCGTCCACCAAGGGAAAGCTCGGGTGGATTGCCGAAGCACTAAGACTGACCTTGCTCTGAAGCAGGGACAAAGCCTGGACATCATTCGTGTCCAGGGCAACCCAGAGGGAAAATGGTTGGGACGGACGGAGGATGGATCCA TTGGTTACGTGAAGACCACGTCAGTGGAAATTGACTTTAACACTCTGAAAAGTCATGTTCAGCAGGCGTATGACCCTGAAGTATACGATGACATCGATGTGGTGTCTCCTGATAACAG TGGGATAAAAAGACCAGGAG TTGTTCTACCCCCGCTACCAGGAGACGAAGGAGAAATATATGATGATGTTGTTGATCCAAACCTGGACGTCAG AGTGCCTCCACCCAGCCAGTTTACTGCAGAGGGGAATTCAG ATCAGCCAGGCGCAGCAATTAATGAGGAGATATACGACGATGTTGACTCTCAAAATGTGCCTCCCCTTCCTCCCATCAGCAG CCTTCCACCCCTGAAAGTCAAAAGCAAGACTGAAGAGATGGACCCAAAGAAGCAGAAAAAGTTtgagaaagaggagaaggaCTTCAGGAAAAAGTTTAAA TATGAGGGTGAAATAAAGGTGCTGTACCAGGTGACCATCGAACCAACCCTTACTAACAAGAAGTGGAGTGTGAAGGAGCTTCCAGTCAAAGCAGGAGAGACACTGGACGTCATTGTTAAAGCCGTGGATAACAAACTCATCTGTCGGAACGAGGAGGGCAAGT TTGGTTATGTTTCGACTGGCCACATTGTAACGGA CGATGGTGATATCTACGATGATATTAGAGATG attGCATCTATGACAACGATTAA